The following is a genomic window from Lysinibacillus sp. JNUCC-52.
CCGAAATGGGACAATAACCCTCCAGAACTACGTCCAGAAAAAGGATTGCTACGTATCCGCAAGCACTTTGACTTATTCGCAAATTTACGTCCAGTAAAGGCGTTCCCGAGTTTACTAGATGCTTCACCTTTAAAACGTGAAGTAGCCGAAAACGTCGATTTAATGATCGTACGTGAACTTACAGGCGGCGTATACTTCGGGGAACCACGTATGCGTACTGAAAATGGCGCAATTGATACTACAGTATACTCAACAGCAGAAGTAGAGCGTATCGTTGAAAATGCCTTTGAATTAGCACGTTTACGTGGAGGCAAATTATGTTCTGTCGATAAAGCAAACGTACTTGAAACAAGCCGATTATGGCGTGAAGTTGTAGAAGCGAAGAAAAAGGATTATCCAGATGTGCAAGTTGAGCACAACTTAGTAGATTCAGTAGCAATGAAGTTAATAACAAACCCAGCTCACTATGATGTAGTTGTGACGGAAAACATGTTCGGAGATATTTTAAGTGATGAAGCATCCGTTATCACAGGGTCTCTAGGTGTTTTACCATCTGCATCTATCCGTGGTGATAATTTTGGGCTTTATGAACCCGTACACGGTTCAGCACCAGAAATTGCAGGGCAAGGTGTTGCTAATCCAGCAGCAACAATTCTTTCAGTTGCTATGATGTTACAATACTCATTTGGCCTAGCAGAAGAAGCGGCTGAAATTGAACGTGCAGTTAGCGCTGTCTTTGATGATGGATACTTTACAGCAGATTTAGCCCGTGATGGAGGACGTACGCTATCAACAAATGAATGGACAGATAAAGTAATTAACGAAATTGATACTAGCTTTGTATCGGAAAGTATTATGACAACATACATTTAAGAAATAGGTGAAGACAATGGGAAAAAATATAATTGAAAAGATTTGGGATAAACATGTTGTTTATCAGGAAGAGGGCAAACCGGACCTGTTATATATTGATCTTCATTTAATTCATGAAGTAACTTCTCCGCAAGCATTTGAAGGCTTACGCATAAACGGACGTAAAGTGCGTCGTCCTGATTTAAGCTTTGCAACGATGGATCATAACGTTCCAACGAAAAATTTACCGACGATTAATGACCCTATCGCACGCAATCAAATCGAAACACTTGCGAAAAATGCGGCTGAATTCGGCATTGAACTTGCTGGTATGGGTCACCCTGATCAAGGTATTGTCCACGTTATTGGACCAGAATTAGGTTTAACACAACCTGGTAAAACAATCGTTTGTGGTGATTCGCATACATCTACACATGGTGCATTTGGAGCGATTGCATTTGGTATCGGTACATCTGAAGTAGAACATGTCATGTCCACACAAACGTTATGGCAAAACAAGCCTAAAACAATGGAAATCCGTGTTGAAGGAGAACTACCAGTTGGTGTTGCGGCAAAGGATATTATTTTAGCCATCATCTCAAAATTCGGCATTGGCGTTGGTACAGGGCATATTGTGGAATTCACTGGAGAGGCAATCCACAAACTGACAATGGAAGAACGAATGACAATCTGTAATAT
Proteins encoded in this region:
- the leuB gene encoding 3-isopropylmalate dehydrogenase — protein: MEKKITVLPGDGIGPEVVASAIRVLQVIGKRFNHTFHLGYGTIGGAAIDQHNNPLPDETIEMCEGSDAILLGAVGGPKWDNNPPELRPEKGLLRIRKHFDLFANLRPVKAFPSLLDASPLKREVAENVDLMIVRELTGGVYFGEPRMRTENGAIDTTVYSTAEVERIVENAFELARLRGGKLCSVDKANVLETSRLWREVVEAKKKDYPDVQVEHNLVDSVAMKLITNPAHYDVVVTENMFGDILSDEASVITGSLGVLPSASIRGDNFGLYEPVHGSAPEIAGQGVANPAATILSVAMMLQYSFGLAEEAAEIERAVSAVFDDGYFTADLARDGGRTLSTNEWTDKVINEIDTSFVSESIMTTYI